Proteins encoded in a region of the Stieleria neptunia genome:
- the tssC gene encoding type VI secretion system contractile sheath large subunit, protein MSSGETEGQAEQQSTTETEESVSLLETAIAATKKTERSRAEELIKTLTEEALKGTVTFDKDVMRSINAAIAGIDAKMSTQLAAIMHNEKFQKLEGSWRGLHHLVQNSETGDSLKIRVLNCGKRELFKDMDRAVEFDQSQLFKKLYEDEFGTPGGAPYGALIGDYEFTNHPEDVDLLTNVSGVAASAFCPFISATAPQLFGFDEWTELSKPRDLARIFDSAEYTKWKSFRESEDSRFCVLTMPRTLARLPYGANTKTIDEFAYEEVPVGNKGESIHVAHNEFCWMNTAYVMGAKLTDAFAKTGFCTTIRGVENGGKVEGLPSYIFKADDGDMDLKCPTEIAITDRREKELSDLGFLPLCHFKNTDYSVFFGAQTTQKPKLYDRPEATANAAISARLPYIMATSRFSHYLKVLGRDKIGSFMEASDCEAWLDRWIHNYVTSDPNPPSDVRARYPLAEARVEVKEIPGKPGSYNAVAWMRPWLQMEELTTSMRMVASIPKLG, encoded by the coding sequence ATGAGTTCCGGTGAGACCGAAGGCCAAGCTGAACAGCAGTCAACGACCGAGACCGAAGAGAGCGTCAGTCTTTTGGAAACCGCGATCGCGGCGACCAAAAAAACCGAGCGCTCGCGTGCCGAAGAGCTGATCAAAACGCTGACCGAAGAAGCCCTGAAGGGGACCGTGACGTTTGACAAGGATGTCATGCGATCGATCAATGCCGCCATCGCCGGCATCGATGCCAAAATGAGCACCCAGCTCGCCGCGATCATGCACAACGAGAAATTCCAAAAACTGGAAGGCTCGTGGCGCGGACTGCATCACCTGGTGCAGAACAGCGAGACCGGTGACTCCTTGAAAATCCGTGTGCTCAACTGTGGCAAACGCGAGTTGTTCAAAGACATGGACCGGGCGGTCGAGTTCGACCAAAGCCAGTTGTTCAAAAAACTCTATGAAGACGAATTCGGCACCCCCGGCGGCGCCCCCTACGGCGCGCTGATCGGCGATTACGAATTCACCAACCACCCCGAAGACGTCGATCTGCTGACCAACGTCAGCGGCGTCGCCGCCTCGGCGTTCTGCCCCTTCATCTCCGCCACCGCGCCGCAACTGTTCGGCTTCGACGAGTGGACGGAACTGTCCAAGCCGCGTGATCTGGCCCGCATCTTTGATTCGGCCGAGTACACCAAGTGGAAAAGCTTCCGCGAGAGCGAAGACAGCCGGTTCTGTGTGTTGACGATGCCGCGAACCCTGGCCCGATTGCCCTACGGTGCGAACACCAAGACCATCGACGAATTCGCCTATGAAGAAGTCCCGGTGGGGAACAAAGGCGAGTCCATCCACGTCGCTCACAACGAATTCTGTTGGATGAACACGGCCTACGTGATGGGGGCGAAATTGACCGACGCCTTCGCCAAGACCGGTTTCTGCACCACGATCCGCGGTGTCGAAAACGGCGGCAAGGTCGAAGGGCTGCCCTCGTATATCTTCAAGGCCGATGACGGCGACATGGACTTGAAATGTCCGACCGAAATCGCCATCACCGATCGCCGGGAAAAAGAACTCAGCGATCTCGGGTTCCTGCCCCTGTGCCACTTCAAGAACACCGACTACTCGGTCTTCTTCGGTGCCCAAACGACCCAGAAACCCAAGCTCTACGATCGCCCCGAAGCGACCGCCAACGCGGCGATCAGCGCACGGTTGCCGTACATCATGGCCACCAGCCGTTTTTCGCACTACTTGAAGGTCCTCGGACGCGACAAGATTGGCTCCTTCATGGAAGCCAGCGATTGCGAAGCCTGGCTGGATCGTTGGATTCACAACTACGTGACCAGCGACCCCAATCCGCCGTCGGACGTCCGCGCCCGCTATCCGCTGGCCGAAGCACGCGTCGAGGTCAAGGAAATCCCGGGCAAACCCGGATCCTACAACGCCGTCGCCTGGATGAGACCCTGGCTGCAAATGGAAGAGTTGACGACCAGCATGAGAATGGTCGCCAGCATCCCCAAGCTTGGCTGA